A region of the Rubripirellula tenax genome:
GCAGGATCTTTGAGGCTATGCTGCCAGCCCAAATTTCGCATTTCAACTCGATTGCGATCCACGACTGTGAACATGACGTATCCACCACTGCCATCGGATTTGGACATCGACAATTCCGAAAACGAAAGATGGGGAAAGGCACTGTCGGGCGGCGAATCTACAAAGTAATTCGGCGACGTGTCCCATCCAATTCCGGTGTAGCACATGTTCAAGTTGTGCCACTCGGTCCAAGGACAGTCAAGCGACACGATGGCTCGAACATCACCTTTGCTGAAGACCCAAGTATAAGAATCCGCAGCCTGCAATCCCACATCTTCCCGGTGTATTGGTTGAAAGCTTATGCGTTTCCATCCCATCAAGTCTGCCGGTAGAAAATCTTCGGTACCTGCGGGTAAGCGTGGCATCTTGTCCAAGGAGATCATGCCTTGATTCGGATTCCGCATTGCCGCAAACCATCCTAGACCAACGATCGGCAGCAGGATCGCGACGATGGCGATGACAGCCTTGCTTGAGAGCCCGCCCAGCAATCCACGTCCGTCGTCCATCGAGTCATCGCCCATGGCTGAGGTGCTGTGACGCGATCGGCCGAGCAAACCGCCACGTTTTTCTGCCATTTCGTCGCCCCCCATCTTGTCTCCACGCAGGATCGACGGCAGCCGCAAGCCTTTTCGGGCAACCATTTCGCCCGCATGATCCTGAGGTATTTCGAGCGTCCCCTCGTCAAACCAACCGACGCTCAACTGCTTTTGAAAGAACGACCCGACGAGTTGATCCGTGCTGGCGGCCATCCCTAGGATGAAAGCGAAGACAACCATCGACAGCATTTCGTGACCGGCACCGCTGGCGTACCAGGGGCTGACGTTATCTGCGAGCACGACGCAGGCGGCGACACGGATAGCGTTGCCAATCAAAACCCAGAAGACAACCTGAACCAAGTTGAATATCGTCCGAACGGCACGATGCTGTGACACAACCGAATAGACTGCCACAACTGCCAGCGATGAAAACAATGATCGTACGCCGCTGCACGCTTCTTCGGTCATGTACTGTGACTTCTCGGTAATCAACACAACGCCTTCGCGTATGTGACGGATTCCCGCACCATCCAGCAACAAGCTCGCCAACTGGCTAGCAAAAAACTGCATCTTAAAAATCAACGTCTGGTCATAATCCATTGGCAGCGGTATCGCCAATAACCAAAGCAACAACACCGGCGTCATCACCCACAAACCACCCGAACCAAGAAAACCGTACACCAGCAATACCGATGTCAATGCGGTCACGACGATACCGATCCAGACACTGTTGAGCACGTGAGCCGTCAAAAGCAATACGATGACGATGCCAACACACGGCCAGACGAGTGCCGACCGGGGTTTCGTCGCCGCGGCAGACGCGGCTTCCCATCGCATCTTGACCAATACCCCAATCATCCCAATCAGTAGCGGGAAATATTGGTAGTGCCCGTCGCGCCAAGTCCAGGTGAAGTAAGACCACCACAGCGGCGCAAAAGCAAGCAAAGCTAAAACAGAAAGCGCCCAAACCGCTGGACTAACCCGACGTAAATCCGATTGAGGAAGCAGTTCGGCTATAGGAGAAGTTTCAGACATCAGAATGGGCGTAGGTGGCAGGAATCCGTTGACAGTAGCCAACAGTGGGTACGAAGCTAGCCCACCAATCATATCCACCCCAAGCCGATCCTTCGAGCCGAAAAACCAGGACGTCACCGCGAACCGCGGCCAATGAAGTTCGAATTCACCGGTTGTGCCTTTTCCGACCAGAAATATGCCCCTGGCACGCCATCTCGGGCCACCAAACTGCACCGCAGTTCGATCCGAACGATCGACGTCCGAGGCTCCACAAAGGGTTGCCGCAAACAGATTTCTGACGAAACGGAACTACGTCTTGTCGCCAGGCTTCGGTGGTGCAACCACCAGCTTGCTTTTCGCCAGCTTTTTGGCCTTCGCTTTTTTGCGTCCCGTCGGCTCTTCTTCGTAATAGGAGTTGTTTTTATTGCCGTCGGTGTATCCATAGGTATACCCGTACGAATATCCATACCCGTACTGGTATGACGATCCGTAATTGTATTCACCCTCTGATCCGCTGTACTTCCCATAGCCACGAGCGGCTCGACTTCCGACTCCATTGACGATGATCCCGAGCACGTTGGCTTCCAATGTTTCCAACATTCTCGACGCTTGAGCCACGGCCGGCTTGATGTTCTTGCGAAGTCGAACGACCAACAACACTCCGTCAACGCGCGAAGCCAAGTTGGCCGGATCGCTTACCGCAAGCAACGGCGGAGTATCGACAATAATCATGTCGAATTTCGTTCGCAAAACGGAAAGCAGTCGGTCGAAGTTGGGCGACGAAAGCAATTCGGACGGGTTGTCAGGCCTTTCACCAGCAGTCATCACCGACAGGTTGGCAACCAATGACGGGTGAATCGCGGCGTCAATCGCCACATTCGAATCGGTACTTCCCGGACCACATTGTTCAATCGCCCAGGCTGTCCCAATCTCGCTTTCAATCCCCAACAACTTACCAACACGAGGGCGCCGAAGGTCCCCGTCCAATAACAACACCTTGCGCCCCGATTGGGCGATCGCCACGGCAACGTTGGCCGCAATGGTCGATTTACCATCCGACGGCGTCGAGCTGGTCATCTGCAGGACTTGATTGTTACCCGATTGATTGCTGAAGTAGATCGCCGTTCGGATGGCCCGAAATGCTTCTGCCTTTTGCCCCTTGCCATTGAAGAACGTGACCAACCGGGAATCTAAGTTTTCACCCGGCTCACCTTTTTCGAATTTATGGGGTTTCAAGACCGGAACGTGACCAATGATCGGCAACCGCGTGTGTTCCGCGATATCGCGAGCACTGTGATAGGAGCGATCGGACAACTCGCGAAGCACCGCCAACCCAAAGGCCAACATGCTGCCCAGAAACCCGCCCAAGATCAACGACTTGGCAAGCGACGGCGCAACCTGATACCCAAGCTTCGCGGTATTGAGCGGAAAAACCTTCAACCCGTCACCGCCCGACATCAAGTTGACCTCGTCCAGACGAGCAACGATGCGATCATACAATTGCTGCTGCCGCTCGATTTCTCGCACGAATTGTGCCGAGCGGATCTCACTGTCACTTTCCGTCCGCGCCTGTGTCATCTCGTCTTCGTAAGCGTCGGTAACCACTTGCAGCTCTGAATCCATCGCGTCCATTTCTTGACGAAGGGCACCAACGGCAAAACGGACTTTTTCCAAAATGCGATCACGTGGATCGTACTCACCCGATGGCAGCAAGCTGGATTCCGCTGCCGCAGCAGCCTTCATCGCCTCGTCAAGCTCGGCATTCAGCTTGGTTTCGTTTTCTCCGACAGTCTCGATCATCTTCTCAATGACGGCGATCCGTTTGTTGATCGTATCAATGGCCGGGTGATCTCGACCGACCGATTCCACGAGCGTTTCCCGCTCCAACTCCAACGGCAACAGCCTCTCTTGTCGAAATCTCTCGGCTGCCGATAGCAGCGGCTTTTTCCGGATTTTTTCCAGCTCCCACCGACTCTCTGGCGACATCGCCTTGCTCAAGTCGACGTCCCCGTCGGCAATTTTAAGACTGCTATTGAGCGCGAGTAAAATGGCTTCATTGGGCTGATTCTCAATCATCGCCTTGCGAGCCGCCGCCAACAGTCCCGATATCTTCGCCTTTTGAATCAAAAGGTTTTGCCGCTGAGCCATGTAGCGATCTGCGTTGTCGCGATGAAGACTTGTCGTTTCGTTGCCGCGAAAGATCAGCCCCGAAGACTTTTTGAATTCACTAAATTCCGCTTCCAACTTGTCCAGTTTCGTCAGCACATCGTTTCGTGCCGTTTGGATCAAATCAATCGTTTCCTGCCCGATATTGCGATATTGGTCCTGCAAATGACTTGCATACGCATCAACAATCGACTGAACAACCCGCTGAGTTGTCGTTGCGGACGTGCTGTCATAGCGGATTTGAAACACGCTTGAATCGATGTTTTCGTCCGCTGATCCGACGACCAAGTCGAGTCCACCGACGACGGCGGCAATTTGCTCTGACGAATAACCGGCGAATTCCGGAGTCGTGGACAGTTCACCAATTTCAGCTGCTCGGCGAAGGATCTGCTCGCTGCGCATCACCAAGGCTTCATCGCTTAGATTACGCGACTTCAAGCCGGCATCTAGGCTATCAACGGGCAGATTACGTGCCGTCGATTCAACGATTTGCACCTGGGCGGCCGATCGATATGTCGCGGGAGTCCGCGAAAAGTAGAAATATCCACATCCCAAACCCAACAGCATCCCCAGAATCAACAAGTACTTTGAATTCCAAGCAATCTTCGCGAAATCGATACTCGCCAAGGCCGATTGTGGCATGGGTTGCTGAGGCGGACGTTTATCCGACATTTCACGCGACGTTACTTCACGCGGTTTAGCCTGTTGGTTCATGTGCACAGCGGGTTTCTTCTGTTCTGGGCGCCGAAAGCTTCGACATCATAAAGGGGTGTTCAGAATACCAGATTCTCGAGCATTTTCGACGTTTCAATGCCACGAATCGTGGATTCAAACAGAGAGCATTCCGCCAAGTCGTCGCAAAGGGAACATTCGGTACATGACGCACGATTTGTCGTAGCCCCCAAACGGAGCCTCGTCATAGAAAGACGCGAAAACCCTGAAGAAAAACCGCCATCTGAATAAAAAAAAGGGCAATTTTGCAGACTTTTCTTTAACGAAGTGCATGCCATTGACCGACTCCAGGATCGGCACGAGCGGTCTGTTGATTTCGTCAGCCGTACCGCGAGAGAGAACGTCTTGGAATGCTCCCCAAAACCTGATCCAGGGGTTATGAAAGTCTAGAGCCAATTCCGGCGAAGGATTTTCCATGAGCAAGAAACGACGACGACATTCACCCGAACAGATCATCAAGAAGCTACGTGATGNNNNNNNNNNNNNNNNNNNNNNNNNNNNNNNNNNNNNNNNNNNNNNNNNNNNNNNNNNNNNNNNNNNNNNNNNNNNNNNNNNNNNNNNNNNNNNNNNNNNGTACCTGCATCAAACGGACTTGATCAATGAAGACGACGCACGGACGAAGGC
Encoded here:
- the xrtU gene encoding exosortase U — its product is MSETSPIAELLPQSDLRRVSPAVWALSVLALLAFAPLWWSYFTWTWRDGHYQYFPLLIGMIGVLVKMRWEAASAAATKPRSALVWPCVGIVIVLLLTAHVLNSVWIGIVVTALTSVLLVYGFLGSGGLWVMTPVLLLWLLAIPLPMDYDQTLIFKMQFFASQLASLLLDGAGIRHIREGVVLITEKSQYMTEEACSGVRSLFSSLAVVAVYSVVSQHRAVRTIFNLVQVVFWVLIGNAIRVAACVVLADNVSPWYASGAGHEMLSMVVFAFILGMAASTDQLVGSFFQKQLSVGWFDEGTLEIPQDHAGEMVARKGLRLPSILRGDKMGGDEMAEKRGGLLGRSRHSTSAMGDDSMDDGRGLLGGLSSKAVIAIVAILLPIVGLGWFAAMRNPNQGMISLDKMPRLPAGTEDFLPADLMGWKRISFQPIHREDVGLQAADSYTWVFSKGDVRAIVSLDCPWTEWHNLNMCYTGIGWDTSPNYFVDSPPDSAFPHLSFSELSMSKSDGSGGYVMFTVVDRNRVEMRNLGWQHSLKDPAELVRSLVSSTSKRFGLGEPVLPNLPGTTIQLYSERSGAFNSEQIASLKELFFAARKDLLQSPRWASPEASVAE
- a CDS encoding polysaccharide biosynthesis tyrosine autokinase, which produces MNQQAKPREVTSREMSDKRPPQQPMPQSALASIDFAKIAWNSKYLLILGMLLGLGCGYFYFSRTPATYRSAAQVQIVESTARNLPVDSLDAGLKSRNLSDEALVMRSEQILRRAAEIGELSTTPEFAGYSSEQIAAVVGGLDLVVGSADENIDSSVFQIRYDSTSATTTQRVVQSIVDAYASHLQDQYRNIGQETIDLIQTARNDVLTKLDKLEAEFSEFKKSSGLIFRGNETTSLHRDNADRYMAQRQNLLIQKAKISGLLAAARKAMIENQPNEAILLALNSSLKIADGDVDLSKAMSPESRWELEKIRKKPLLSAAERFRQERLLPLELERETLVESVGRDHPAIDTINKRIAVIEKMIETVGENETKLNAELDEAMKAAAAAESSLLPSGEYDPRDRILEKVRFAVGALRQEMDAMDSELQVVTDAYEDEMTQARTESDSEIRSAQFVREIERQQQLYDRIVARLDEVNLMSGGDGLKVFPLNTAKLGYQVAPSLAKSLILGGFLGSMLAFGLAVLRELSDRSYHSARDIAEHTRLPIIGHVPVLKPHKFEKGEPGENLDSRLVTFFNGKGQKAEAFRAIRTAIYFSNQSGNNQVLQMTSSTPSDGKSTIAANVAVAIAQSGRKVLLLDGDLRRPRVGKLLGIESEIGTAWAIEQCGPGSTDSNVAIDAAIHPSLVANLSVMTAGERPDNPSELLSSPNFDRLLSVLRTKFDMIIVDTPPLLAVSDPANLASRVDGVLLVVRLRKNIKPAVAQASRMLETLEANVLGIIVNGVGSRAARGYGKYSGSEGEYNYGSSYQYGYGYSYGYTYGYTDGNKNNSYYEEEPTGRKKAKAKKLAKSKLVVAPPKPGDKT